A region of Streptomyces sp. R44 DNA encodes the following proteins:
- a CDS encoding transposase produces the protein MTDAEWEQPRPFLPASNGRCGRWRDHRQAIDGILHRVRTCVQWCDLPERFGP, from the coding sequence CTGACGGATGCCGAGTGGGAACAGCCGCGGCCGTTCCTGCCGGCCAGCAACGGGCGTTGTGGCAGGTGGCGGGATCACCGGCAGGCGATCGACGGGATTCTGCACCGGGTGCGGACCTGTGTGCAGTGGTGTGACCTGCCTGAACGGTTCGGGCCGTGA
- a CDS encoding alpha/beta fold hydrolase — MEFLTSYDGTTLAFRTLGDGPPLLCLPGGPGRAAEYLGDLGGLSATRTLILPDTRGTGGSAMPADLATCRVDRLVADVEALRHHLGLDRVDLLGHSAGGSLAMLYAAAHADRLTSLTLVTPSFAAVGLPSDTGAEEVIAARAAEPWHAQAVAAYGHMKTAHTFAAAEPYRFAFEPLMYGRWDNAARAHAAADPVQRALPVSEHYYKDYTPDSEELRRRLDALPCPVLLLAGEMDLWPTAKSAADAASLFPDVTLAVQPAAGHYPWLDDPDVFTTTVEGFLSGVS; from the coding sequence ATGGAATTTCTCACCTCGTACGACGGCACCACGCTCGCCTTCCGCACGCTCGGCGACGGTCCGCCGCTGCTCTGCCTCCCCGGCGGCCCCGGCCGCGCCGCCGAATACCTCGGCGACCTTGGTGGACTGTCCGCCACGCGGACCCTGATCCTGCCCGACACACGCGGCACCGGCGGCTCGGCGATGCCCGCCGATCTGGCCACCTGCCGAGTCGACCGCCTGGTCGCCGACGTCGAGGCATTGCGCCACCACCTCGGCCTGGACAGGGTGGACCTGCTCGGCCACTCCGCGGGCGGCAGCCTGGCCATGCTCTACGCCGCCGCCCACGCCGACCGGCTCACCAGTCTCACCCTGGTCACCCCGTCATTCGCCGCGGTCGGACTGCCCTCCGACACCGGCGCGGAGGAGGTGATCGCCGCCCGCGCGGCCGAGCCCTGGCACGCACAGGCCGTGGCGGCGTACGGGCACATGAAGACCGCGCACACCTTCGCCGCGGCCGAGCCGTACCGATTCGCCTTCGAGCCGCTGATGTACGGCCGCTGGGACAACGCCGCCCGCGCCCACGCCGCCGCCGACCCCGTCCAGCGCGCGCTTCCCGTCAGCGAGCACTACTACAAGGACTACACACCCGACTCGGAGGAACTCCGGCGCCGCCTGGACGCCCTGCCCTGCCCGGTACTGCTCCTCGCGGGCGAGATGGACCTGTGGCCCACCGCCAAGTCCGCCGCCGATGCCGCATCACTCTTCCCCGACGTGACACTCGCCGTCCAGCCGGCCGCCGGTCACTACCCGTGGCTGGACGATCCAGACGTGTTCACGACGACGGTGGAAGGCTTCCTCTCCGGGGTCAGCTGA
- a CDS encoding DUF5937 family protein has product MAVEIRLSAAEVARVRLALSPLAETVLGVRAALGVGGHEVHRPWVREVQPVLAQEPELPLLRALLEGCLPSFLFPVPQERLPAFEAELAGLRVMDPAYVAAECVAALGAARAGKLPGPAVLLERVADALTRCHARLVAPHWGRMRAVLEADLGRRAVALVDGGVEGLFAQLHGDVVWREGELVVHGRRRSGAVWTVEADGHGLILMPSVFGWPDVIVDYSPRTAASIRYPASGVGLLWEKPRATPAGLTAVLGRTRAALLAELGEPLSTPDLAARLGVTASAVSQHLGALRGAGLVATRRTGRTAMHLRTRTGTALTAEPLG; this is encoded by the coding sequence ATGGCGGTGGAGATCCGGCTCTCGGCGGCCGAGGTGGCGCGGGTACGGCTCGCTCTGTCGCCGCTGGCCGAGACGGTGCTGGGGGTGCGGGCGGCGCTCGGGGTCGGCGGGCACGAGGTGCACCGGCCGTGGGTGCGCGAGGTGCAGCCGGTGCTCGCGCAGGAGCCGGAGTTGCCGTTGCTTCGGGCGCTGCTCGAAGGCTGCCTGCCGTCGTTCCTCTTCCCGGTGCCACAGGAGCGCCTGCCGGCGTTCGAGGCCGAGTTGGCGGGCTTGCGGGTGATGGACCCGGCGTACGTCGCGGCCGAGTGCGTCGCCGCGCTCGGTGCCGCCCGGGCCGGGAAGCTGCCGGGGCCGGCGGTGCTGCTGGAACGGGTCGCCGATGCGCTGACGCGCTGCCATGCCCGGCTGGTGGCCCCGCACTGGGGGCGCATGCGGGCCGTGCTGGAGGCGGACCTGGGCCGCCGCGCGGTGGCGCTGGTGGACGGCGGGGTGGAGGGGCTCTTCGCTCAGTTGCACGGCGATGTGGTGTGGAGGGAGGGCGAGTTGGTGGTGCACGGGCGCCGCCGTTCGGGTGCGGTGTGGACGGTCGAGGCGGACGGGCACGGGCTGATCCTGATGCCGTCCGTCTTCGGCTGGCCGGACGTGATCGTCGACTACTCCCCGCGTACCGCCGCCTCCATCCGCTACCCGGCGTCCGGCGTCGGGCTGCTTTGGGAGAAGCCCCGCGCGACGCCGGCCGGCCTCACCGCCGTCCTCGGCCGCACCCGCGCCGCCCTGCTCGCCGAGCTCGGCGAACCGCTGAGCACCCCCGACCTCGCCGCCCGCCTGGGTGTCACCGCCAGTGCCGTCTCCCAGCACCTCGGCGCGCTGCGTGGTGCGGGGCTGGTGGCGACCCGCCGTACGGGCCGTACGGCCATGCACCTGCGCACCCGGACCGGCACGGCGCTCACGGCAGAGCCGTTGGGCTGA
- a CDS encoding 2OG-Fe(II) oxygenase family protein: MRRAAETIGIIQVVGHGVPPEVIAEFNDGFGRILDLPREQKEQLTSPTGHPFRGWRQWPDDFGRLELERFSIAQYDDTEAALAAGLSPEHATLYEHANVWPPQEPGVRAAARRYHDAFLDVARRVVGLYARVLDVPAQTVPLGDDAYTTLIVNNYPTWPHGADSADTSDEEKLLLLEHADSSVVTVLHQEGDYAGLQGQRPDGTWIPVPIRPGALQIFTGTLLANWTDGRLRPGRHRVVAGGAVTRRSSGLFAHPSLDTVVEPLAAFADPDGSDFEPVSVWESANGHVEEYLRVFGRPEQVAAWRENRPFVAEVTA, encoded by the coding sequence GTGCGACGGGCCGCCGAGACCATCGGCATCATCCAGGTCGTGGGCCACGGCGTCCCTCCCGAGGTGATCGCCGAGTTCAACGACGGCTTCGGCCGCATCCTCGACCTGCCCCGCGAGCAGAAGGAGCAGCTGACCAGCCCCACCGGACACCCCTTCCGCGGCTGGCGGCAATGGCCCGACGACTTCGGACGCCTGGAACTCGAACGGTTCAGCATCGCCCAGTACGACGACACGGAGGCTGCCCTGGCTGCCGGGCTCTCCCCGGAGCACGCCACCCTCTACGAGCACGCCAACGTCTGGCCGCCGCAGGAGCCCGGCGTGCGTGCCGCTGCGCGCCGCTACCACGATGCCTTCCTGGACGTCGCGCGCCGTGTCGTCGGTCTCTACGCACGCGTGCTGGACGTACCCGCGCAGACGGTCCCGCTCGGCGACGACGCGTACACCACGTTGATCGTGAACAACTACCCCACCTGGCCGCACGGCGCGGACAGCGCGGACACGTCCGACGAGGAGAAACTCCTCCTCCTGGAGCACGCCGACAGTTCCGTGGTCACCGTGCTGCATCAGGAGGGCGACTACGCCGGCCTGCAGGGCCAGCGTCCGGACGGCACCTGGATCCCCGTGCCGATCCGCCCCGGCGCCCTCCAGATCTTCACCGGTACCCTGCTGGCCAACTGGACCGACGGCCGGCTGCGGCCCGGACGGCACCGCGTGGTGGCAGGCGGCGCGGTGACGCGCCGCTCCTCCGGGCTGTTCGCGCACCCGAGCCTGGATACGGTCGTGGAACCGCTGGCGGCCTTCGCCGACCCGGACGGCTCCGACTTCGAACCCGTGTCGGTGTGGGAGAGCGCCAACGGTCACGTCGAGGAGTACCTGCGGGTCTTCGGCCGCCCCGAGCAGGTCGCGGCATGGCGGGAGAACCGCCCGTTCGTCGCCGAAGTCACCGCCTGA
- a CDS encoding XRE family transcriptional regulator: MEIANRTLTMDVIAALTYWPGVIWGGQKNPPDPVDLTVLPSFFNEVLQDLPWWNRDWQISHVEPGLPLEIDSDHHGHPSTFTEVAVPGVVGSGSGESLPFIAKVGFAGDQLIRFQAKIGDVVLGPAVAPAGRPEPHPFARMLTGLMDLRGIPVRAMARETARSMSTIHMLRNGSHNPHPLLTQEIAKVLGMSEADVRVIAGLDVGSKR; this comes from the coding sequence ATGGAGATTGCCAACCGCACGCTGACGATGGATGTGATCGCGGCACTGACGTACTGGCCCGGCGTCATCTGGGGCGGTCAGAAGAACCCTCCGGACCCGGTGGATCTCACTGTGCTGCCTTCCTTCTTCAACGAGGTGCTGCAGGACCTTCCCTGGTGGAATCGCGACTGGCAGATCAGCCACGTCGAACCCGGTCTTCCTCTGGAGATCGACAGTGATCATCACGGTCACCCTTCGACGTTCACGGAGGTGGCAGTGCCGGGCGTGGTCGGTTCCGGCAGTGGTGAAAGCCTGCCTTTCATCGCGAAGGTCGGATTTGCTGGTGACCAACTGATCCGGTTTCAAGCCAAGATCGGCGACGTGGTCCTCGGTCCTGCTGTCGCCCCGGCTGGGCGGCCGGAGCCGCATCCGTTCGCAAGGATGCTCACCGGGTTGATGGACCTGCGCGGGATTCCGGTCCGGGCGATGGCGAGGGAAACCGCACGATCGATGTCCACCATCCACATGCTTCGCAACGGAAGCCACAACCCACACCCCCTTCTCACCCAGGAGATCGCCAAAGTTCTGGGCATGTCCGAAGCAGACGTCAGAGTCATCGCTGGACTCGATGTCGGCAGTAAGCGGTAG
- a CDS encoding TetR/AcrR family transcriptional regulator gives MNNAAPAPARTRGRPRGNPPTRESIVSAARALFLERGYRRTTLRAVAGVAGVDPALISYHFGSKKGLFADVMQFQCANALAVEDVLGGDPATLPGRLIDAVTDLWEDADFRRLTAQGDEAAEVIREYLEHELLARLVEFLGGRDATARATAVVTILGGLIYTRYLNPLPTPATLTPSETRRVLIPALRAALSPRPRTA, from the coding sequence ATGAATAACGCAGCCCCTGCCCCCGCCCGCACCCGAGGCCGTCCCCGAGGCAACCCGCCGACCCGCGAGTCGATCGTCTCGGCGGCCCGTGCGCTGTTCCTGGAACGCGGCTACCGGCGCACCACCTTGCGTGCGGTGGCCGGGGTCGCCGGAGTCGACCCGGCGCTGATCTCGTATCACTTCGGCTCGAAGAAGGGCCTGTTCGCGGATGTGATGCAGTTCCAGTGCGCCAACGCGCTCGCGGTGGAGGACGTCCTGGGCGGTGACCCGGCGACGCTCCCCGGCCGTCTGATCGACGCGGTGACGGATCTGTGGGAGGACGCCGACTTCCGCCGGCTCACCGCGCAGGGCGACGAGGCCGCGGAGGTGATCCGCGAGTACCTGGAACACGAGTTGCTGGCCCGGCTTGTTGAATTTCTCGGCGGCCGGGATGCGACCGCCCGCGCCACGGCCGTGGTGACCATCCTCGGCGGTCTCATCTACACCCGCTACCTCAACCCTCTCCCCACCCCCGCCACCCTCACCCCTTCCGAGACCCGCCGCGTACTGATCCCGGCACTCCGCGCAGCCCTGAGCCCACGTCCGCGCACCGCGTGA
- a CDS encoding histidine kinase, giving the protein MTTPAGLRRTVLRAQRDTGFLAAGVLPHLALVPVWAWAATTTARTGNWLLTVSVSAALVLLGTPVLTAVQRARYRVLIGVDVPRLTPTAPEQWTWASTARWLAATRPWRKIGYHLLLGPLLALLELLVLAVAAACMAGVTAYAWSWALPTGIRQDWFGYLTQLPAYAAAGLLLLRALAWTARAVARAEAWLALGLLGPSRAQRLQERVDQLAVSRTDLIEAVDAERRRIERDLHDGTQQRLVSLAVNLGLAIATRPDLPSDAREVIARAHVEAKEAIAELNDLVRGLHPAVLEDRGLDAALSGLAARTPLPVRLRVDLEERVAPKVESVAYFVISEALTNATKHANAMRAEVMVSQVGEVLRVRVTDDGLGGADAAAGTGLTGLAKRVGSLDGAFHVSSPIGGPTTITAELPCAR; this is encoded by the coding sequence ATGACGACTCCAGCTGGACTGAGACGCACGGTCCTCCGGGCGCAGCGGGACACCGGCTTTCTGGCCGCTGGTGTGCTGCCGCACCTGGCGCTGGTGCCCGTGTGGGCCTGGGCGGCGACAACTACCGCCAGGACGGGGAACTGGCTCCTTACGGTTTCCGTGTCGGCCGCTCTGGTCCTGCTCGGCACCCCGGTGCTGACGGCCGTTCAGCGGGCGCGCTACCGGGTGCTCATCGGTGTGGACGTCCCCCGGCTCACCCCCACCGCGCCGGAACAATGGACGTGGGCCTCGACCGCCCGGTGGCTCGCCGCGACACGGCCTTGGCGCAAGATCGGCTACCACCTCCTGTTGGGCCCGCTGCTCGCGCTGCTGGAGCTGCTGGTGCTCGCGGTGGCAGCGGCGTGCATGGCGGGCGTCACCGCCTACGCCTGGTCTTGGGCGCTGCCAACCGGAATCCGCCAGGACTGGTTCGGCTACCTGACCCAGCTGCCGGCTTACGCAGCGGCTGGACTCCTCCTCCTGCGCGCCCTGGCCTGGACCGCGCGGGCAGTAGCCCGGGCCGAGGCGTGGCTGGCGTTGGGCCTGCTCGGGCCGAGCCGGGCGCAGCGGCTCCAGGAGCGGGTCGATCAGCTGGCCGTGAGCCGGACCGACTTGATCGAGGCGGTCGACGCGGAGCGCCGCCGGATCGAGCGCGACCTGCACGACGGTACCCAGCAGCGGTTGGTGTCTCTCGCGGTCAACCTGGGTCTGGCCATTGCCACCCGCCCGGACCTGCCGAGTGATGCCCGCGAGGTGATCGCGAGAGCGCACGTGGAGGCGAAGGAGGCGATCGCCGAACTCAACGACCTGGTGCGGGGGCTGCACCCGGCCGTGCTCGAAGACCGGGGTCTGGACGCGGCGTTGTCCGGGCTGGCTGCCCGCACGCCCCTGCCGGTGCGGCTGCGGGTCGATCTGGAGGAGCGGGTGGCGCCCAAGGTGGAGTCGGTCGCGTACTTCGTGATCTCTGAGGCGCTGACCAATGCAACGAAGCATGCCAACGCGATGCGTGCAGAGGTGATGGTCAGCCAGGTGGGCGAGGTACTGCGAGTGCGCGTCACCGACGACGGGCTGGGCGGTGCCGACGCCGCCGCCGGCACGGGGCTGACCGGGCTGGCCAAGCGGGTCGGCTCCCTCGACGGAGCCTTCCACGTCAGCAGCCCCATTGGCGGTCCCACCACCATCACGGCGGAGCTGCCGTGCGCGCGGTGA
- a CDS encoding leucine-rich repeat domain-containing protein, protein MAHDLDDADGLGGPSHGGQQILGGVVGEPAAIITLPPSIARLTAVKHLVLYGSNLVRIPPEIGAMTSLEEFTPYTSYRLHWFPYEITRCRKLIRSTVSTRALFGNYKMRPPFPRLRPSPDSVVDLDLGHLDPRRWGTTAMHSCSVCDRPIGQSGLHQVWISLRVATEVLPLLVSACSLACVATLPGGARDYIPTPHKGGRVDQPTSDWD, encoded by the coding sequence GTGGCCCACGACCTGGATGATGCCGATGGTCTCGGCGGCCCGTCGCACGGTGGCCAGCAGATCCTCGGGGGCGTCGTCGGCGAGCCCGCAGCCATCATCACCCTGCCGCCGAGCATCGCCAGGCTGACGGCGGTCAAGCACCTCGTCCTCTATGGCAGCAACCTGGTCCGGATCCCGCCCGAGATCGGGGCAATGACCAGCCTGGAGGAGTTCACCCCCTACACCTCCTACCGGCTGCACTGGTTCCCCTACGAGATCACCCGATGCCGGAAGCTGATCCGCAGCACAGTGAGCACGCGCGCGTTGTTTGGCAACTACAAGATGCGACCGCCGTTCCCACGGCTACGGCCTTCCCCGGACTCCGTCGTGGACCTCGATCTGGGACACCTGGATCCCCGACGCTGGGGCACCACCGCCATGCACAGCTGCAGTGTCTGCGACCGCCCGATCGGACAGAGTGGACTCCATCAGGTGTGGATCTCACTGCGCGTGGCCACTGAGGTATTGCCCCTGCTGGTCAGCGCCTGCTCATTGGCGTGTGTCGCCACGCTGCCCGGCGGTGCTCGCGACTACATCCCCACACCGCACAAGGGCGGCCGGGTCGACCAGCCGACGTCCGACTGGGACTGA
- a CDS encoding DUF427 domain-containing protein, translating into MTTLPTARDVRTTPEGLRWEPSERWVRGRKGDVTVVDSRHPVLVWEPGVPVPAYAFPRKEVREDLLRPAKNPPAGAHTGSQIFYDLHVDGELLENAAWTFPSADLSDHIAFEWFLRTGKGLDHWYEEEEEIFIHPRDPHKRVDAIRSSRHVQVAIDGTVVADSHRPVLLFETGLPTRYYIPREDVRLDLLEATDRSTGCPYKGTAEYWSWRGEADVPPNVVWSYPDPLPAVGPIKGLLAFYNEEVDITVDGERLERPVTHFTRTPAKPPHD; encoded by the coding sequence ATGACCACACTCCCCACCGCGCGAGACGTCCGGACCACCCCCGAAGGCCTCCGGTGGGAACCCAGTGAGCGCTGGGTCCGCGGCCGCAAGGGCGATGTCACCGTCGTCGACAGCCGACATCCCGTCCTCGTCTGGGAACCGGGGGTCCCCGTCCCGGCGTACGCCTTCCCGCGCAAGGAGGTCCGTGAGGACCTGCTGCGCCCGGCGAAGAACCCACCGGCCGGTGCCCACACCGGGTCGCAGATCTTCTACGACCTTCATGTCGACGGCGAGCTGCTGGAGAACGCCGCCTGGACCTTCCCCTCCGCAGACCTGAGCGACCACATCGCCTTCGAGTGGTTCCTGCGCACCGGCAAGGGTCTCGACCACTGGTACGAGGAAGAGGAAGAGATCTTCATCCACCCCCGCGACCCGCACAAACGCGTCGACGCCATCCGCAGCAGCCGCCACGTCCAGGTGGCGATCGACGGCACGGTCGTCGCGGACAGCCACCGTCCGGTCCTGCTGTTCGAGACCGGCCTGCCCACCCGGTACTACATCCCGCGCGAGGACGTCCGTCTGGACCTGCTCGAAGCCACGGACCGCAGCACCGGCTGCCCGTACAAGGGGACGGCCGAGTACTGGTCGTGGCGTGGCGAGGCCGACGTACCGCCCAACGTCGTCTGGAGCTACCCGGACCCGTTGCCCGCGGTGGGTCCGATCAAGGGACTCCTCGCCTTCTACAACGAGGAGGTGGACATCACCGTCGACGGCGAACGCCTGGAACGCCCCGTCACCCACTTCACCAGGACGCCCGCAAAGCCCCCGCACGACTGA
- a CDS encoding haloalkane dehalogenase has translation MPTIPVLDSTLHYRESGDPDGLPFVFLHGNPTSSHLWRNVLPGVAAPGRRLLAPDLIGMGDSGKPDLAYSFDDHARYLDAWFDALGLDEAVLVGHDWGGALAFDRAARLPGRVRGLAFTETIIKPLVGDEFPAAGRELFTLLRTPGVGEEMILEKSLFIEGLPGTLATPLDPVDLEVYRRPFPTPQSRRPILAWTRMMPLDDEPADVVARVERYDAWLAASLETPKLLAAFEPGPGAMTDQGAVAWCEENIAGLEISRHGVAGHHSPEDRPEELAAAINDWADRHGLTRR, from the coding sequence ATGCCCACCATCCCCGTCCTCGACTCCACGCTCCACTACCGCGAGTCCGGCGACCCCGACGGACTGCCGTTCGTCTTTCTCCACGGCAATCCCACCTCCTCCCACTTGTGGCGCAACGTCCTGCCGGGCGTGGCCGCGCCCGGTCGCCGCCTTCTCGCCCCCGACCTCATCGGCATGGGCGACTCCGGGAAGCCCGACCTCGCCTACTCCTTCGACGACCACGCCCGATACCTCGATGCCTGGTTCGACGCTCTCGGGCTCGACGAGGCCGTCCTCGTCGGCCACGACTGGGGCGGCGCCCTCGCCTTCGACCGCGCCGCCCGCCTCCCGGGCCGCGTCCGTGGCCTCGCCTTCACCGAGACGATCATCAAGCCGCTCGTCGGTGACGAGTTCCCGGCAGCCGGGCGGGAGCTGTTCACCCTCCTGCGCACCCCCGGGGTCGGCGAGGAGATGATCCTGGAGAAGTCGCTGTTCATCGAGGGGCTCCCGGGCACGCTCGCCACCCCGCTCGACCCCGTCGACCTGGAGGTCTACCGCCGCCCGTTCCCGACCCCGCAGAGCCGCCGTCCGATACTGGCGTGGACGCGCATGATGCCGCTGGACGACGAGCCCGCCGATGTCGTGGCACGCGTCGAGCGCTACGACGCCTGGCTGGCCGCCAGCCTGGAAACCCCCAAGCTGCTAGCCGCGTTCGAGCCCGGACCGGGCGCGATGACCGACCAGGGGGCGGTGGCCTGGTGCGAGGAGAACATCGCCGGCCTGGAGATCTCCCGCCACGGGGTCGCCGGCCACCACTCCCCGGAGGACCGCCCCGAGGAACTGGCCGCGGCGATCAACGACTGGGCCGACCGCCACGGGCTGACGCGCCGGTAG
- a CDS encoding DUF3995 domain-containing protein, translated as MRADDALMSRFGNGGVVTIKDSVGDAVPPAQSWALRVRLGTWPGFAVAAWGFLFAVPSFVWALGGTFGVQSTVAPSLVKLAHDRVPWFLAVLWVTGFLKLFGALIGIGLTRRRGKWTGRLLVFCGFGAAVLLVWHGCQFVVHGVLVEAGARAVAPDLAGLTRWYLYLWGPWFIAGGLAFAAAATHYVRRHDGRREARLYGSVGALGALLLSMASVVTGIG; from the coding sequence GTGCGCGCGGATGACGCCCTGATGTCGAGGTTCGGCAACGGTGGAGTTGTGACGATCAAGGATTCTGTGGGCGATGCAGTGCCTCCGGCCCAGAGCTGGGCGCTCCGCGTCCGTCTGGGCACGTGGCCCGGGTTCGCCGTTGCGGCATGGGGGTTCCTGTTCGCGGTACCCAGTTTCGTCTGGGCGTTGGGCGGCACCTTCGGTGTGCAGTCGACGGTGGCTCCGTCGCTGGTGAAGCTTGCTCATGACCGGGTGCCCTGGTTCCTGGCAGTGTTGTGGGTGACCGGCTTTCTGAAGCTCTTCGGAGCGTTGATTGGTATCGGTCTGACGCGCCGTCGCGGCAAGTGGACGGGTCGACTCCTGGTGTTCTGCGGCTTCGGCGCGGCAGTCCTGCTCGTCTGGCACGGTTGTCAGTTCGTGGTGCACGGAGTGCTGGTCGAGGCCGGGGCGCGCGCTGTCGCGCCTGATCTCGCCGGGTTGACCCGCTGGTACCTCTACCTGTGGGGGCCGTGGTTCATTGCCGGCGGCCTGGCCTTTGCCGCGGCGGCCACGCACTATGTCCGCCGGCACGACGGCCGGCGTGAGGCGCGTCTTTACGGCTCCGTGGGGGCGCTGGGCGCGTTGCTCCTGTCTATGGCCTCGGTCGTCACCGGGATTGGCTGA
- a CDS encoding pyridoxamine 5'-phosphate oxidase family protein — protein MSRATIELTPGIKGFLTRPHTATLTTLRPDGTPHVAPVRFSFDAASGLARVTTRAGARKARNVAAAGPGARVALCQVDGLRWATLEGRATVTDDPVRLAEAIRRYTARYRAAPPAPPDLAVIEIAVDRVLSLNL, from the coding sequence GTGAGCCGGGCGACCATCGAACTCACGCCTGGCATAAAGGGGTTCCTCACCCGCCCCCACACCGCCACCCTGACCACGCTCCGCCCCGACGGCACCCCGCACGTCGCCCCCGTGCGCTTCTCCTTCGACGCGGCCTCCGGCCTGGCCCGCGTGACCACCCGGGCGGGAGCCCGCAAGGCCCGCAACGTGGCAGCCGCCGGCCCGGGGGCCCGCGTCGCGCTCTGCCAGGTGGACGGCTTGCGCTGGGCCACCCTCGAAGGCCGGGCCACCGTCACCGACGACCCCGTACGCCTGGCCGAGGCGATCCGCCGTTACACCGCCCGCTACCGGGCGGCCCCGCCCGCCCCACCGGACCTGGCCGTCATCGAGATCGCCGTCGACCGTGTCCTGAGCCTCAACCTATGA
- a CDS encoding response regulator, producing the protein MPIRVLVADDQTIIRTGLRIMLNAQPGIEVVGEAADGREAVRLARELRPDVCLFDIRMPVLDGLEATRLLAGPGVPDPLAVVVITTFDLDEYVYGSLRAGARGFLLKDTGPDLLAQAVRSASDGEALIAPSVTVRLLQAFSDLPAGRPVAQPVSPVTTREEQVLLAVARGLTNTEIADALHISLSTVKTHLASLMAKLGARNRVEIAMWAYETRRILPGT; encoded by the coding sequence GTGCCCATCCGCGTCCTCGTCGCTGACGACCAGACGATCATCCGCACCGGGTTGCGGATCATGCTGAACGCCCAGCCCGGCATCGAGGTGGTCGGCGAGGCCGCCGACGGGCGGGAAGCGGTACGTCTGGCCCGCGAACTACGCCCCGACGTCTGCCTGTTCGACATCCGCATGCCCGTACTCGACGGGCTCGAGGCCACCCGGCTGCTCGCCGGCCCGGGCGTCCCCGACCCGCTGGCCGTGGTCGTCATCACCACGTTCGACCTCGACGAGTACGTCTACGGCTCACTGCGTGCCGGCGCCCGCGGATTCCTCCTCAAGGACACGGGACCGGACCTTCTGGCCCAGGCCGTCCGGTCGGCGTCCGACGGTGAGGCGCTCATCGCGCCCAGCGTCACCGTCCGTCTGCTCCAGGCATTCTCAGACCTGCCCGCCGGCCGGCCCGTCGCCCAGCCGGTCTCCCCCGTCACCACCCGCGAGGAGCAGGTGCTCCTCGCCGTCGCTCGCGGGCTGACCAACACCGAGATCGCCGATGCACTGCACATCAGCCTCAGCACGGTGAAGACGCATCTGGCCAGCCTGATGGCCAAACTCGGCGCCCGCAACCGGGTTGAGATCGCGATGTGGGCCTACGAAACGCGCCGTATCCTCCCCGGAACCTGA
- a CDS encoding NAD(P)-dependent oxidoreductase, with product MRIAVFGANGPTGRHLTDQALAAGHEVVAVTRRPGSLSARPGLTVAVADATDPAAVHAALDGTDAVLSALGARFSKETITTYSASATAITEGMARHGIKRLLVVSSSIADPNWRPTGAHFFNHVLDPLVNRRLGRTLHEDMRRMEDEIRATDLDWTLVRPSGLFEHPVVTDYRTTETSADGVFTARVDLAASMLRELEERRYVRTAMGVITTAVKPNIAKLIWNEGVKKK from the coding sequence ATGCGTATCGCAGTCTTCGGCGCCAACGGACCGACCGGCCGCCACCTCACCGACCAAGCCCTCGCCGCCGGCCATGAGGTCGTGGCCGTGACCCGCCGGCCCGGCTCCCTCTCCGCGCGTCCCGGTCTCACGGTGGCCGTCGCCGACGCCACCGACCCCGCTGCCGTCCACGCCGCGCTCGACGGGACCGACGCCGTCCTGTCCGCGCTGGGTGCGCGCTTCAGCAAGGAGACCATCACCACGTACTCGGCGAGCGCCACCGCCATCACCGAGGGCATGGCCCGCCATGGCATCAAGCGACTGCTCGTGGTCAGCTCCAGCATCGCCGATCCGAACTGGCGCCCCACCGGCGCGCACTTCTTCAACCACGTGCTCGACCCGCTGGTGAACCGACGTCTGGGCCGCACCCTCCACGAGGACATGCGTCGCATGGAGGACGAGATCCGCGCCACGGACCTCGACTGGACCCTCGTACGGCCCTCGGGCCTCTTCGAGCACCCCGTCGTCACGGACTACCGCACGACCGAGACAAGCGCCGACGGTGTCTTCACCGCTCGCGTGGACCTCGCCGCGAGCATGCTCCGCGAGCTGGAGGAGCGGCGGTACGTCCGAACGGCCATGGGCGTCATCACCACGGCCGTGAAGCCGAACATCGCCAAGCTGATCTGGAACGAGGGCGTGAAGAAGAAGTGA